The genomic DNA TACCTACCTGGTAATGACAATCTCCGGGATGTCAGCCGGCAACCAGAATGCCATCTGCTCCATTGAAGTATGTAGTTAATAATAAATTATGATCTACTCTACTGGAACACATAACACGCACCACATTTATCGATGAAGATATCTCGGTTTTAGAAGCTCCGGCTTGATCCGCCGCAGCATAAGTACACCAATTGCAAAGGAATGCTACTATTTGAGGTTTAAAATCAGTTTTTTCCATTTATCCTCATTAATTTAGAGTCTATCTATAAAGTATGTTTTTTCTATAACAAACTCTCCTAATCCCTCTTTGACAAAGAGAGGAAACATCGATGGATAAAGCAAATACGCTATTCCATTCTCCCCTCTCTTTGTCAAAGAGGGAATGGAGATGAATTTACGGATTAACTCTATTTATTTTTCAAATTCTGCAAAATGAGAAATGCAACTCTTTTCGCATTTTTTTTTAAATAGAAAAAAAGGAGCATTCGTATTATATAGAATACTCCTTATAAAATTAAAACTGGATCTGAGCGCTATGTTTTCCTGTTCCGTCATCCATGCAGAATAATAATGTTTTTCCTGTTCTACCGCACCAGGCTTTAATATCAACCGGGAATGAAGGGCAATCTGCCTTTATTTCCAGGATATCTCCAGCTTCCATTGTAGGTACCATTGCCACAACCTTAAGAATTGGTTGAGGGCATTTAAGTCCTAAACAATCAAGATTTTTTACAGCCATTATTTCCTCCTATTTTATTTATTAGAATGATAATGTTAATTGTGCACCTTGCGCTTCAGAAACAAATGTAGTAGCTCCAACTACTTCACAACCTTCAATTAGATCTTCTTCTTTTAAACCGTGAACCTCAAATCCTAATTCACAGACAAGAATGCGTCCGCCAAGTGCCTGATAGCTTTCAAACATTTCTTCAAGATCAGGTAATTCCGGTACAGCTTTGTTAAGTTCTGCGATCTTATCACCCACAAAAACCGGTAATCCGCTTGGCAGAACAAAAATAAGTACTTCATCTCCACTGGCTAATGCTGATACTGCAATTGTTATAGCCGGATAAATGTTTTTTGCTTCAGAACCATTTAGTGTCATAGCAACTTTTCCCATAGAATTCCTCCTTAATTATTGGACACTTTCAAAAAATGGAGTCTTTTTGTGTCAAGAAAAATGTTACTATATATTTTGATTTAATTATTTTTAGATATTGGTAAATCTCAAATAGTTAATTTACTGTATTGGAATTTATAAGTCAGCTACAGATTCAGAGATCACAGAGATTTTTTTATTTTTGTATTTAAATTTTATAAATTCCCGTTTCCTGTTTCAAATTATGTTTTTAATCAATTTACTAATCTTTGTTCTTCAAAAAAAGCAAGTCATAAATTGAAAGTAAAATTTACACGAAAAATTAATTTTTGATAAAACTAGATAACGAACATTTTAATAAATTCTTTTCTTTTTGAAAAAAAATTCTCCTGATCTTCAATCCGCCAATATCAATAATAATATGACCCTCACCGACATTAATGATCCTCTCGATAGCAGGAAAATCAATAAATAAAACCGGATACAATAATTCATCACCCTCATCTTCTGATAAACGGACCACAAAAACTGATTTTTTATATTCCATTTGCATAAAAGCTGCAGAATAATCTTGTCGTGAATTGCTCTCATTATCTTCGACCATCTCATTAACAAGATATGAACCGATCTCAAAACCTTTAATATTTCCGTAATATTTCGTAACCACAGTCTGGTATAACATCGGATTTTTTTCGATTTCCTGTTCTGTTAAAAATTTATAAACACCGCTCTCATAAAGAGGAATATTAACTTTCTGCATAATATCGAGGAGACTTTTACAAAAAGCAATGAGGAAAACTTTTTTCCGAAAAAAATTGATGCTGTCTGTTTGTTCGATCTGAACAGCAGCTTCTCCA from Candidatus Cloacimonadota bacterium includes the following:
- a CDS encoding sulfurtransferase TusA family protein, yielding MAVKNLDCLGLKCPQPILKVVAMVPTMEAGDILEIKADCPSFPVDIKAWCGRTGKTLLFCMDDGTGKHSAQIQF
- a CDS encoding peroxiredoxin yields the protein MGKVAMTLNGSEAKNIYPAITIAVSALASGDEVLIFVLPSGLPVFVGDKIAELNKAVPELPDLEEMFESYQALGGRILVCELGFEVHGLKEEDLIEGCEVVGATTFVSEAQGAQLTLSF